The genomic interval ATCATCCAGTAAACGCCATACCCAAAGAGCCCGAGAATGGCTAACCCGCCAAACAGAAAAACCCAGCGATGAGCCGCAAGCGCAGCCCACCATGTCTGCTCtggctcgtcgccgacggcgccgaggTAGTTTGTGAGGTCGACGCCGTACTCGAGATTTGGGGGAGGTGAAGGAACCTCGATAAACTCCatccacgacggcggcgctggatCGTCTGGGAGTCGGTGCCCTTCGAGCACTTCGCGCAACTTCACCGCCTCGACAGGAGGGAGGCGGAGCGCCTCAAGCACCTCGGCAACGCGGCGCTggtgctcgtcggcgccgccgcctgactCCCCCTGCTCCGGCTTCGCGGCTTTGTTGTAGAAATCATACAGATTGCTAAGCCATCTTACTGGGTCCTTCCCTTCAAAAATTTTTGCGGTGCGCACGGCAACCGCCATTGATGGGATGGAAGGAGAAGGGAGACAAAAGatgggagggaaggaggaggagtgtctgaggaagagaagaagagaagcaaATAGTCCTTTTATAATTGTGGCGGGCCCACGGAAGATTTGGGTGTTTGTCTCCAGGTGTTAACCTCCTCTCACATTAAATCTCACATTAAATGCTTGACACTAATTTGAACTGTTAAGCATAAACTAATAATAAtagaataattaactatttatcacTCTTACAAGTGGTGCTAAATTATTTACCACTGGAGCCACATATCATATACACATGAggacccacatgtaatagacagcgagtggcaaataattaattgtcacatcttaaaagtggcacgGAGTTAAATGTCCCAATAATAATACTAATTGTATAGATAAGAGCTAATCCaatagatgatttttttaaacctaattaatccataattagtaGGTGTTTAATGTAACATCacataggccctgtttggagaaCTAGCCAAaagttattttgagagctatttttTAACACAAGAAAATTGTCATTCAATAAAATAGTCCTAAGTTGTTTGATTCAAGGGTGGGTTATTTTGAGAACTATTTGGCCTAATGTACCTTCCCAtggagagagatagaaagaaaaaaaaacattttttcagTGGGCACCACCCAAAATAGCCCCAATTAGCACCTCTTGAGTGGGATaatttttttgggtgggttatTTTCAAATAGCCCTCAAATAGTTCACCCTTTTGATCTTTTTAAGCTATTTAGACTATTTGAGAGAGGGCTAAAAAATATCTCTTGATCCAAACTGGAGcatagggtgtaaagtttttgaagttcCAGAGGTGTAAAGCTTTATGTGGGGGTGCACATTCGGTTTCGCCAACCGTTGTGCCCttgcgacgcggcggcgcgacgcggcggcgcgacacGGCGGCGGAACCAGGACATAGGTGGGCCGGCATTACTCGGGAGCTATATAGGGGCGTCTACAAGATGTAAGCGCAGGGATTcgatgtgggggggggggggggggggggggggaagctCACACCTTTGTGGAGGGGAacggccggcgtcggcgagaAGGGGGATTCCGGCGGAGGGAGCGGTCGGGCTTCGAAGGTGCCGCTTCTGGACCAGCGTAGCACCAGGAACTCGATGGCGAGACGGCGGGGATGGAGGATCCTGGATgcgtcgccgtcgaggcggGCTTGGCCGGCGTTCGcccgaggaagaagacgaaggcGTGAGCTGTGGTTGAGTGGCTAGGAAGAAGAGAGCGTCGGAAGGAGGGGTGTTCTTGGTCTACTTTATGGGCACGGGCTGGCGAGTGGCCGGTGGCGACGTACTGAAGAGAGGCAATGGTGAGGCGGCCTTCGGATTCCGGCGACGTCAGCGATCTCCACTACGCGCGAAGGCTTCTGGAGCTAGCTGGCATGGTGCattggagagaggggaagggagacCAAGATTGCAGTCATGCCGGCGAGGTGCtcgaccgagagagagagagagagaaattaagAGGTGAAAAAGCGAGGCTATGCAACAGGCAACAGCTGCCTCGGCGGCTTCGTCGCGACACTGGCTGAGAGAGGGGAAGCGGTAGTGGCGCCATGACGTCGAGAGACCAGCTGAGCGGCCCCACGGCGGACTGGGTGACGCCAGCTTGACCGACGGCCTAGCTGGTGGGCTGCTGCGAGGGAGGAACAGGAGTAGCCCAGGATGTGGGCTCGTGGAACTTGGGCTTTGCTTGGGCACCAGGTCCAGTGCGTGCAAGGATGCTGTGCATGTGGGCTGGCAGGATGACCAGGCGACCCAGATGGCAATGTGGCCTAGCTAGCTGCCTCCGCGTGGGCGGCGGCTCTACGCTCACGAGCGGGAGGAACAAGTTCACTCTAAGGGTGTCCTTAGTTCCAAGCtgaaattagaagtttgactaaaattagaagtttgaagaaaaaaagttgaaagtttatgggCCTGATCGTTTGTGATTGAGCCAGCTCGCAGCAGCTACAGTGGCTGCAGCAGCAACCAAGCAGCTGCTCTGCACATTCAAAACATGACATTGGCGGCAACCAATTTGGCGCCAAAATGCAGATAGCTAATTGAATCAAAAACACACATCAGATCAAGACCCATGGACCAAAACTGAAAAGAAGGAATATAAAAGTAAAAACATCATTTTGCCTCTTCTATTGGAAAAATTTGGGTTTGGGCATTTGCCTTTTTTCCATATTGCATACAATTGTGTTACAGGATACATGTatatttgtaggaaaaatttaaacaaataaGTATAAGATCACTCTTAGATCACTCCCTGGAAGgaaaaattaaacaaataagTATAAGAGCACAATTTTAGTTGACTTGAATGTAAGAGTAAGGCACTATACTGTTCTAGCAAATACGTTACGAACAATACAAAGTTACAAAATATTCCACTTAACACAGTACAAAACGATAAGATCAAGATCAGCTCAAACATCTTAACAGGCCACCATTGTACAGTGAACATAGCTTGGTCCTTCATAATTACATACAGCAGCATGGACAAATTGAAAGCAATTAGCGCTCGGGTACAAGCATCTTATAATTGAAAGTCCAACACAGCTCAAATGGATTTACTCTAGCAAACCCCTCTTACTGACAACATAAGTAATTTTCGAAGCCAATTGTGAGGAACCATGGATCCACTGGAGCATTAATGTGCCCTGTAACACAAATTTGGTGAAAAGTTTAACCCTGTTAGTGGAGAGTGTATACTACAGAACAAAACTTTCAAACTAGGGCTATCATAGAACAATAACTGCTAACTCCTACGTCAAGAAGGGTCATGTGCACTGCAAAATCAATCAAACACAAACATAGCTTCAGTATACACAATTGCAACGAGAAGATCAAACTAATTTATATTGTTACATTCTATTACTTCCCACCAACTATTGTTACATACCATTAAGCAAAAAACTTACCAATTCATACAAAACCATAAAGTCCAGCTGCAATCCAATCACGAACAGTGCCAATATCATCATCGGCTGTCGCCGCTAGCCAATTGTGGGTTGAGCCAATTTGTTGACCTAACCTGCAAAGGTACTTGTCCTCACCAAACACATCGTGCACATCCATGTCAGGTTCTTTGTTGTCCATTGCAAAATTGTGCAACGCGAAGCATGCTACGATAATCTTTGATTGTTTCTCCATAGGATAAAACGGTATGCCCTTTAGAATCTGCCATTTACTCTTCAGAACCCCAAATGAGCGTTCAACTACATTCCGTAGACAAGAATGGTGGTAGTTAAAAATCTCATGCAAATTTTCAGGACCTTTGGTATCAAACTGCTTCAAATGATATCTCGTCTTGCGATATGGGCACATATAACCTTCACGTAACGGGTAACCAGAATCCACCAGATAATACTTACCTACAAAATGAGTAAAGTCATATTGAGTAATTTAGAATGCTAAGCCTAAATTTTGTGCATGATGTATCCTTAAACAACACTTACTGACCTGGTGGTGGGTGAGGGAAATGGTCAGAATTGTTCACCACCTCTCTGAAAACAGCCATGTCATGGGCAGCACCCCTCTTACCCGTAGCGACAAATGTGAACCGCATGTCCATGTCACATACAGCCAAGACGTTCTGGCTGGTGAACCCTTTCCTATTAATGAAATCATCATGTGCATGCTCAATGACTGACACTGGAATGTAGGTTCCGTCTATAGCTCCTATGCACCCATCAAAGTATGGTGAGAACTGCTGCAGTTTAGGACACACAGATCTGAAACTCGGGTCCCTTGGCCTAATAATTGTATGTGCATACGAGAGCAAAGCATCTAACACTTCCCCGAACTTCCTACTCACGGTGTCCTGTGATCGACCAAATCGATCTGACATTTGTCTTTGACATTGTCTTGTGCCACATGCCCATAGGAACATCCCAAGCAATTATTACCATTGGCGAGATTACGGGCTACCCATTGACGCCCTGTCAACTCCTGCCAAGGCACGGTACTGTTGGGGAGATTACGATGTACCCATTGATGCCTCGTCAACTCCTGCCCTTGCGAGGGAGCATCTTGCACATCACAACCACCAGAGCTTGAAGATGCAAGTGCTGCTAACACACCGACGGTTGCACCCATGTCCCACCAAGTAGACCATTCATCACGAAAATGTGTCCCCGAGGAGCTTGTGCTGCTCGAAGTTTCAGAGCTGGACATTCTGCAAGGAAGgtactatattttataaaataaaaataaggttATGCATGTGAAGTATAGCGTTTTAGTACCTGGTCTTGATCTCCTTGCTAGGTTTTGACCACCTCTTCCTTAAGGGAGAACTACTGCTTATAAAATGAATCACAATATTAGTCACGAAAAAATATGCATACACGAAACATTGTAGTACATTTTGATAGTATTGTCCATCAAGTGGAAGTCTGTAGACAAGTGTCAATAACTCAAAATTGTTAAAACAAAGCAAGTTAAGACACTATGTTGTCACCACAGTGTCAAGTTTGAAATAAACCAAAAGAGAAGTACAACCATGCAAATTTATATGAAGTAACAAGGCAGATCAACATAGGATTATGCGTAACATAATAACACGACAAGGTCTAACAAAGCGTACATCGCGATACAGATATAATGCCACACCATGTGGCGATGGGTACATTTCAATCACACACGCCATGTAGATGTAGTTAACAGTAATCATGGACCGGTGTCACTTCTTCCTAGCATTATCCCAAGTCATCGAAGCCATCCAATACGATGCTCTGGGGCTCTTATACACCTAAAAGCTGCACGTCGTGCCGGTGACCTAAACAGATCAGTAGCTATGTAATACAACTCGGATCCTTGGGCCACACCATCCTGTTCTACCTGTAGCAGCAATTCTGTCACCTCCTCTTGCTCTCCCCTGATTACACTGCTTTCATTCCGACTCTTTTCAAGCATGCTCTCTGATATGCGTTCTACATAGTACTCCATGTTCTTAGTCTTCTTGGGTGGTGGGCTGTCAACAACCTGCTCCTTCCCTGCCCTTTGAGCCTCTCGGCCCACACTAGATCGGCCAGCATTGTCCTCCAACAAGCCGACATGGCCCGTTGGTATTGGAGTACAATTGTCCTCGCTTCCACCACATGGTGTTCTATCTCCAATACCTCCAACACACAACATTGTACCATCCTCGACATCGTCCATGGAGCCAAAAAGAATGGTTAGCTCGTCCTCATGTGCAAGCGGCTTGTGACGGAACTGTTTGGCTTCTCTATCCTCCTACAGGGCAGATATGGGTGAAATGTAAGCTTTACGAAAAAACAACAAAAGCTAATGTGGGCTTAAGTGTGGATAACAAGAATATGAAGTAATTACCTCGATACGGTCTTCCCACCAATCATCATCACATCTTATGGTGCCGGTATTGTTGTCCCACCCGGCTCCACTCTTGTTCTTTAGTTTCTTCCATAAGCTGTGTTGCCTCTTTAGGGTGTTAAACTTGTTTTGGAGCTGCTTGCTGTCATAATTTTTGCATGTTTGTTCTCGGAAATTGCGATATACATTCTGCCAGCCTACCTTGGTCAGCCCCTTCTTGTTGTAGTTCAGCTTTTCCTTCTCGGCAATGCAGATGTCAAGGAATATCTTTGTAAGGCGATCATCCCAATAGGCGCGCCCTCCACCCATCTGTGCGCAATTTTGAATTACATGTTGTCCTACTTACGAGTTTTTTAGGTCTCACAAATAGTACTAACAACAATGTGAAGGTATGAAGGACACATTATTCACAACGTGCAGTAATGTGAAGGAAGCAATACTTGCCTTGATGCAGTTCTGCCGTGCAGGAGTCGTACGCAGCTCATAACACACAGTTTCAGGTGGAGACCATGACGATGTCGACGAGTGGGTGCAGCCTGTTTGTTGCAGTGGGAGCTGCCTCTGTACAAGTCGCTCTTGTGACCTTAGAGGCATATGCGTGCCATAGCGCCTCCGAGTACGTGCCAGCGCTACCGGCTATGTTCGTACAGACGTCCAACCTTGTAAGAGGCCAACCATTCGACGCAAAGGTTCTACCGAGAGCCAATGGAagtcatcagttcatcacattacagaaaaaaaatgggaaaaagaaaatgattctTACCTACTTTCTGTCGGACCTGGGATCAAATCTGAGGAAGAACAAACCCGGGTGAACTCGAGCCCTGCGATTgtcacctccctctcccctcaaCCCCAAAATTGAACCAAGGTGCTCCCTCTATCACCCACTCCGATTGCAAGAGAAATCGGAGGCCCTGCAATTgtcacctccctctcccctcaaCACAAAACTGAACCAAGGCGCTCCCTCTATCACCCACTCCTACTACAGGAGAGACCGGAGGAAGATAGGGGCCATAGATGGGGAGGACCGGAGGAGTAGCGGAGTTGGGATGGAAAATGGGAAATGTGACACCAAGGCAGTGTGGGGAATCGGTGGTGGCTGTGGCGTTGGGATGGGGAGGCGGAGAGGAATAGGATGGGGCGACAGAGGGGAATCAGGAGAGTGGGCTGGGCGGCGGAGGGGAATCGGGAGAGTGGGCTAGGCGGTGGAGGCGAACAGGacggggcggcggaggcgaatcGTGAGAGGGAGGTGGCAGTAGCGACGATTGACGAAAGGAAGGAGGCGACGGATGGGGATAGGTGTgagttagggttttttttttccaccgctGTAGGTGTTTGGGCTGCAGCCGATCGGCTGGGCTGGACCGCTGCAGCCCAAAACGCTGCAGCCATCAGAACCGATCACCCcctatatgtgtaggaaagttttgatgtgatgaaaaagttgaaaatttaaagaaaaagttgggaactaaaccagagCTAAGTAGGAGTGCCTTGTATGAAGTCGAAATTGAATTGTGTCCTTGAAACGTAATATTCCCTTCATCCCAGTTTTGATCATCCCTTAGCAAATAACACCAAGATAAAAGACACCAAAATATTTATTATTCTTAAATTAATCCTCATTGGTTAAGGTGCTTCATTGCATCATGTCACGTGGATTGCTCgtattttaaatattgcacatcATTACaccaatagaaattaatcttgattGGGTTACATGCAACACATTTAATGGTGCATATTTactctttgaaaaaaaaaacacttgttagataatgattattttaaaaagaCCTCAAGAACCTTAGACGAAGATCAAAATGAGATAAGAGAGAATTAGATATAACATGTCCTTAGCTTTTAACATCAGTACAAACAAAGTCCCATGACGATTGCGGCTGATGTGATGGCCCATGTGACATTGACGTGGCACTAGAAGCAGGACTATaattttcttaataaaaagCCCATATGCCAATCAAATAATAAAAACTACTGGGACTAACATGTCAGTGTGTCTTACTTCCTCCACATCACCGTCTCTCCTTCATCCGTCCCCCGCGATGTCCCGTGCCTTATCGTGCACACCGATGACTCGAGGTGCCAGGCACCTCCTTGCCCCCTGTCCTTCTcaacctcctcccctcctcccgacgctttcccccctcctctccatGCATGCTGGGCACGCGTGCCATCTCTAAGGTGAGTTGGGACGTCGAGGTCACGCACACCGATGGCCCGCCTCTCCTCCCTATCCTTCCCGTTGCACCCTCCACTGTCACCACTCCTTGTCCCTCTTGCTCGCAgccaaaagggaaaagaagaaaaaaatatgttgttttcactgatatgtgggactcattttttatttttttttttggcgcgaTATCAACAGCATGTTGGTGATGACAATCTTCAGCATGTTGGTGATGACAATCTTCAATAGTAACTTGGGACTATATTTGCATCGGTTTTAGAAAATGTGGGACACTAGTAATACTTTTTAGTATACATATGACTTGTTCACTTTGTTGTTCAAAGCAACCGTACCAAATTTTATtaatgtcaaattttgataaattttggcattagtaaattttgatagtgttggttttgtttagtttgacgattttatcatattttagtAGAGTTATAATTTGTTAAGGTAGTCATGATTGGAGTGTGTTTAATTTATTATCGTTTTAAAATTTAGCAATTTAGTTGAAAGTGGCCTTGTTCCCAATATTCGCGCCCGGGAAGTCGCGTACCTACACGGAACGATGGGTCCCACGCGGGATCGGCTGCGGCATTCTTTGACTTGGTGGCGAAGGAGTTCAGCGCAGAAGATCGAGGGTGGCTTTCTGTGGCGAGATGAGATCATCTGCGAGTGCGTGTGGAAACCGACGTGGCTAAAACTGATTCACTGATCTGAGAATGCACGGCTGATTTTAGGCAGAGTAGATTAGATTGGTCGAAATTTCCCTCATACCTAGTATGTCGAGACGTGTCCTTACGCCATTCGCTCCACTCTCGCGTTGCTTTCTCGTGCACACGCACTCGGCGCCCattcgtgtgtgtgtgtgttccgATCGCCCAGCGTTCTGAATGAGACGTTCTATAGTTCCGTGTTCCGATATCGACTTGCCAATGGCATTCTGCTCCGTAAATATTGAAATGTCCAGCTCGGCAAAATGTTGGCAGGCTACCGCATCAGACTCATTTTACTTTGCTTGTCTGCCTTTCGCGTGTAAAGGGGTGTTTGGATGGGAGTCCCTGGCCCTTCGCTTGTAAAAGGGTGTTTGGATGGAGTCTCTATCACATagatgtttggacattaattagaaatattaaacgtagattaacgATAAAACATATTTCATAATCTTAaattaatttgcgagacgaatctattgagcataattaatccaatAATTAGCCTATgcgatgttacagtaaacattctataattatagattaattaggttttaaaaaatttgtatcacGAATTAGCTGTAATAGGAGCCGTATCGTCCGGCGGATCCCCTCATGGTCgtggagcggcgcgcggcgctgcgacttagagcaggtacaataacaggctataagccagctataagcatattttaaagagataaaggaagagagagaagagcagcgggctacagatccgtagccagttgtagcacggactccaagacgtaatgtgtatatgataggtgggaccaggtattaatagtatagtaaacaactactatataaattaactattacattggctatagatgatttggagctagtttaagagcaggtataa from Oryza glaberrima chromosome 3, OglaRS2, whole genome shotgun sequence carries:
- the LOC127767104 gene encoding uncharacterized protein LOC127767104 produces the protein MFLWACGTRQCQRQMSDRFGRSQDTVSRKFGEVLDALLSYAHTIIRPRDPSFRSVCPKLQQFSPYFDGCIGAIDGTYIPVSVIEHAHDDFINRKGFTSQNVLAVCDMDMRFTFVATGKRGAAHDMAVFREVVNNSDHFPHPPPGKYYLVDSGYPLREGYMCPYRKTRYHLKQFDTKGPENLHEIFNYHHSCLRNVVERSFGVLKSKWQILKGIPFYPMEKQSKIIVACFALHNFAMDNKEPDMDVHDVFGEDKYLCRLGQQIGSTHNWLAATADDDIGTVRDWIAAGLYGFV
- the LOC127767103 gene encoding L10-interacting MYB domain-containing protein-like; translation: MPLRSQERLVQRQLPLQQTGCTHSSTSSWSPPETVCYELRTTPARQNCIKMGGGRAYWDDRLTKIFLDICIAEKEKLNYNKKGLTKVGWQNVYRNFREQTCKNYDSKQLQNKFNTLKRQHSLWKKLKNKSGAGWDNNTGTIRCDDDWWEDRIEEDREAKQFRHKPLAHEDELTILFGSMDDVEDGTMLCVGGIGDRTPCGGSEDNCTPIPTGHVGLLEDNAGRSSVGREAQRAGKEQVVDSPPPKKTKNMEYYVERISESMLEKSRNESSVIRGEQEEVTELLLQVEQDGVAQGSELYYIATDLFRSPARRAAFRCIRAPEHRIGWLR